In Miscanthus floridulus cultivar M001 chromosome 19, ASM1932011v1, whole genome shotgun sequence, the DNA window ACGCCTATCTCAAGAAGAGGCGAGGAAGAAGGGCACAACTGAGCCCCATCCCCTTCACATGCGCGGCCAGATCCTGTGGCGGAGGCGTGGGGCGAAGGCCGAAGGAGACATGGGGCGCCGAGCAAGGGGCGGAGGAGGCGCGGGATGCCAAGCGGTGGAGGCGTCGAGCTCTTCGACGGGGCTAGCGCATCGACTCCGCTCGGCATGGCGGGCGCAGGGGTGGCAGCGCTCCGGCAGGCGCAGGGGCGACGACGGGCTAGCCCCGCCCAGCCCCGAGCGgctactgaaagctctagtttggttttggttaattgatgaaaccctaagtgctaacctagtttatcaaagtgattatgagataggtagcactactccaagtgatgaagcaatgacgaagatcatgacgatggtgatggcatggtgatgatcaaatgcttgaacttggaaaagaagaaagagaaaaacaaaaggctcaaggcaaaggtataaatagtaggagccattttgtttcggtgatcaagacacttagcgagtgtgatcacatttagattagatagtcgtactattaagaggggtgaaactcgtattaaaatgcggttatcaaagtgccactagatgctctaactcattgcatatgtatttagaatctagtggagtgctaacacccttgaaagtatttatgaaaatatgctaacacatgtgcacaaggtgagacacttggtggttggcacatttgagcaagggttagaaacttcactggtggagtgtccgctcgtagagcgcggacagtccgacggtgccaccggcgccctatatagaaaagataggggttcacagagtgaccggacgctggtggcgtagtgatcggacgctggggtcctgagtccggtcagtagcagcagtgagcacgcgtctcggtcttgtgatcggacgctgacgtgaagagtgatcggacgctggcagggtgcgtccagtcagtgctgacgtacgctgacatgaggcgcacagaggaaacgttgagtgaccggacgctgggtgtgtccagtCGAGTATGACTGGACaggtccggtcgtgaaatttcgtgtttggaaccttactggaaatgatcggacgcgtagcaccgaaaggtaactttagtggattgcgcgtgtcattgagttaccttacttgtgggtaggttcttgtggtgtccaaattGTGTGAACGAGGtttatgcaacacctcttagccgtcgaaccactaagtgttggtcgacacaacggggactagcgtgccgacaagcacgtgaacctcagaagaaaaattggttgtctcttgccctttggtattctcctaatgtttgatttagtatttatcttgtgattggttcactcctctacacggcggtataatcaccctactcactcatttatattcttataaactagttgtggcaagctctttagtataattaaaATTGAgggcttgctttgttattttaagttcatctagtggagctctttacagtagtaagattgagagctcttagtgagtagtaacattgcaagctgtgtgcctagtaatcattgcaactagaattattggataggtggcttgcaactccTGTAGAGCTaaaacaagtttgcatttcgctatttgtcatactaatcaaattgctctagttgatttgtagatttttaaataggatattcacccccctctagccatattaggacctttcaagtggtattagagctgtggtcaccgtttgattgaagagtcttttacttgtatgccattaaaaaagatggtctaATCGTCTATGTCTCTAAAAAGTTCGATCTATCGTCAGTGTCCAAGATCGAAAACTTTTCTCTCTCACACCATTATGTCCGCCTTCTGTTTGATTTGCGCCGTTTGGCTGTCCTAACGAGTGGGGTCCGCTGTGGCAAATGACCTCAGTTGCCCCTTGCCGTTGGAATTAGAGGTGGAGGCCATGTTGACCGGTATTGACCGCTCTCACTCTCCTCATCTGGCTCGACTCCTCCGCTCCCTCCGCTCGACTCCTCCGCTCCCTCCTCTATCCCATCACCGAAACCCAAACCCTAGCAGCGATTGTGGGCAGTGGTGTCGGGCGACTGAGTGTCAGCGGGCTACGGCGGCTGAGGGGAGACAAGAATCCCATCCCTGGTTGCGGTGGGGCATGGGATAGTGGAGCAAGGGAGGTACCATGGGCAGTCCAGATTGGCGGCGCATGGTGGCGAACATGGCGGCGGCCGAGCGCCCTTCATGGTTTTGAGACGGGTGAGTTCCTCTTCTCCTTCGCTTGCTTGTTCGTGGTGATTGTGGAGAGCTAGGATTGTTGTTGCTTGCTCTTGCTAGTTTGTTTCCCCCTTTGTGATTGTTGTTGTTCATCTATAGGATGGACCCAATTAGTAGCTACAATCTAGAGTTTTGGATTATTACTAAAAATATGTGTGGGGGGAAGTGGTATGGCGTGAGTGAAGTTGTGGATGCTGATCGTGCAAACTACAGAAATGTGGTTGAAGGTATTGTGGATAAGTATCCTAGGCGCTATGGGGATACTTACAGTGTGTTTTACTGGTGCCATGATACAAAGATGAACATCCCCCTCACCAATGACCATGACTTAGTTGAAATGTTTGCCAAAAATAAAGCTTCCAAGTGTTGTTGGATGAGTTTAGCCTACTATAAACCCAACACTGTGTCTCCTGTCATCCCTTCTTGGGATCCAATTACTGAGCAATCTATTGAACCACCCATCACTCCTTCAATGGCCACTCCTTCCATTGCCACTCCTTCCATTGCCTGTCCTTCCAATGCACCTCCTAGCATTGCAGAATCAACCCAGACACAGAGCACAACATGTGCAGATGATGACATTCTGGCAAACCCAAACCCAGAGAATGAGCATATGGGTGTTGATGATGAAGGTTTGTACCTTGACCTTCCACCACCTCCAAAGCCACAGCAACCAACACCTCCAAAAGATCAGATCCAAACTGCCACCACTGAAAGGTGTCCAAGTCCAAAGCCAGCTGAATCTGAAACTGAGAGTGATAGTCCAAAGCCAGCTAAATCTGAAACTGAGAGTGATGCTAGTTCAGGGTCTGATGATGAGTTTGATCCTGAAATGGACCCTGATGAGGCAGATGAAATGGTTAAGGACCATGAGCCTGACTACATGGCACCTCTTGAGTATGACAAAAGAACCCCCCATGTGTGTTGGAAGCATGTATCCAGACATGTTTGAATTTAAGATGGCTTTAGCTACTCATGCTACAATAAAAGAGAATAGCTGCAGTGGAACAGCAAAGGTAAACATCATGACTTGTTTCATCAAGCTCTTTCATCACATTGTAATATTGGCTAACTTTTGCTTCATGTTGCCTGTAGGGGTCTCCcaaagaagaggcagaagaaaGCAACTTTAGCCAACACAGAGACAAGCATTGTTGTTGCTAGACAACCTGTTAGGATGGTTTACCCACCAAATGAGGCTATGGATAATGCAGTACCCTAGAAAAGGAAGAGGAAGACTTCATTTGCATCAAGTGTCAAGAAAAGCAAGGCCTCATCTACAAGTGCATCAGCTTCAACTGGCAGGTATGGTTgtatgcatctttttcattttattGGTACTACTTTGTGACTATTTGTTTACTTCATGAAGATCTGGAACTAGATCCAATAAACATGTTCCTCTCCAAACTGTGTTCCTAGCCCCTAACCCTACCAGCACTGAAGCAATAGGTAGTGCCATAGTGATGGCACCACTAAATGAGCAGGAGTCTGTCCAGGTTGCCAGTCCTCCAAGGAAAAAAATTGCTGTCAAGAAGAAGCTTACACCAAGGAAGGATGTATGCCGGGTTGCAGCTGACCCTTCCAGCCCAGCTGCAAATACCAGAGGCAAGAAGAACCTACAGCTTGGTTAAAGCACATGTGACTCCTCAATGGCCTTTTGCTTGGTAAACCTGAGAACATATTGGTGATGAAAACTTGTCTTTTTGTGGGATGAAAACTTGTTGGAAAACTTGGTTAAAGCATAGGTTTTTGCTTTGTTGAAAACCTAAGACAATGTTTGTGATGTGATGATTTCCTGTGATATAATGTTGGTGAAATGAACTGAACTGAACAATATTGGTGATGATTTCCTATGATTTCCTATGATGTTATGTAATGTTTGGACAAGTTAATGCTAGTTTCATCCAGTTTGGACTAATTTGATGTTGTTGATGTCATTTTGGTTCATGGTTAAGCATTGTTGTGGTCTAAAATGCCATTGCAACCTTCATTCATTGATTGTTCATCCATACATGCATAAACATACAATggtaaacacacacacacacctactTCTTCATTATTGCTTACATGGCAAGAAATATTGCAAGATAGACCAGCTTCTCAATCCATTTAAGCTGCTGCATAACCCCATCTGCCCTGTCTTGAACTCCACCTCTGCTAGTAGCCTGGAAAGCTTCATTCATGTTGGCCACTTGAGCTGAAGCTGCTGTAGGTGCTGCTGCCACTGCCTGCATAGCCACTAGATCCATTGCCTGTATAGGCAAAGGAGTAGCATAGCCAGCCTGTGATGGAGTGACATCCATCTCATCCTTCCACCTCTAGAATTGGCACCCACCAGCCTGAGCACCAGATTATTAGAAGAGCGCTCTTATTAGAACCACAAGCACAGATTAGAAGAACAAGAGCATAGCATgaacaaagaagagagacaaacCAAGAAATAGGGACACTTATGGAAGACACAACTGGTGTTCTTCTCTGTCCTCGCGGTGAAGCGATTGGCTAGCACTCTATAGTTGGGGCAAAAAACACGCCTAGTGAGCCACCTCTCATAAGAGCTTGAACCTTCAGACATGGCCATGAAGAGGAGAGGGATTGAGTGGATAGAGAGGTGAGTGGGAATGGAAGGGAGGGGGTGGCTATATATAGAGTAGGGCAAGTTGGCGCCAAGGCCAACCTTGTTGGTGCCAAAAGCCATTAGGTTGCTGCCCAGCAGGCAGTGGCACATGAGAAACAAAAGTTCTAGGGGCATTCAAGTCCTTTACCACCCATATTTCATACCATTAGTGCTGCAAATAGACAGAATGGCGTGAGAGagaaaagtttttcgagcttagACACTAACGATAGATCGAACTTTTTAGGGACATAGACGATTAGACCATCtttttaatggcatacaagtaaaagactcttgattgaaggcttaacaaccttggtgtcaaattatggctcaagttgtgttcaaccatatgggggcaaaccaccattctttgatggcatatgctatgattattagaagagaaagatgaggatgtatcttggttcaatcaatgatcaagtatgagaggtgatcgagaatgactatactatcattgatcccgatgaccccatcaaccaagacaagaccaataaGCAATGTaatataatggctctcaacaccatatacagtgccattgattctaaagtgtttgagcaaataaaggattgtgaaagagcaaatgagatgtggaagagattggaggaaacatatgagggcgcaccggcggtgaagagtgctaagttgtacattctcaaggataagttgacaagcttcaagatgaaggaagataagaGCATTTCaaaaatgttccatcggttgcaagtgattgtaaatgacttgaaggccttgggagagaagatcaaggataatgatgtctctcatcggttcttgatgtgctcacctccaagatttgagatattgagattgcttatcataagaggaggattgaaggagattacccctaaccaagtactaggtgatgtcatgacctaagagacataccgtgtggaaagagaggaggatgacaagaaggaagaagaagacaagaagaagaagagtatagcattcaaggctagctcatcatcatccaagaacaagagcaagtccaagaaagaatcaagtgatgatgatgatcttagtgatattgatgataaagttatggccctctttgtacgcaagatgggaaaatttatgaagaagaagggctatggtggaagaaagagaagagatcacaccaaaagcaaataaTATGTGAGAAGaggctacaattgcaagagtcatAATCACGTTGTAGCAACTTAtccctataatagtgacaatgatgaggacgagaagaagaagcataagaaggataagaaagaaaagaagaagaagagaatgaccttccaaaagaagatgggtggaggctatgtgatcacttgggatagtgatggctctttggatagtgatgactctagtgatgatggcaagaaatctatcaagaaagcactagcaagcatcaccatcaacaacaagccctctatctccgacactccttcgacatgcctcatggcaaaacctaccaaggtaaaatatgatgtgagtgatgatgatgaatgtgaaagtgatgcttgtaggagtgatgatgatgatgatgagtactccaaagaggagctcatggacatgtgtgagcaagtgcatacttgctttgagatgaagagaaaggagtgcaaggaattgaataagaaagtcaaatttcttgagcaatcccttgatgagctcaatgccactcatgagaggctaatggaagcacatgagaagtttggcaaagctcactctaagcttgagaaagctcactcttctctcatcgagcaagtcaaagaggaagccaagaaggagcaagtgattgtatcatatGATGtgagactaacatgtgatcttattgatgaatctttttataagcccattatagttgctctcactaacacttcttatagcactactacttctacttcacctttgagtgatggtctcacttatgatgccttattaatggtggaaaataagaccctcaagaaggaggtgaatgagctcactcgtgccttaggcaatgcctatggtggagatgcccgcttgctaaagtgcttggatagccaaaggttatctcttaacaaagagggattaggctatatccccaagaaagacaaggcgaTCTTtatcactcccaaagttaactttgtgaagggcaatggttggttttgcaatagatgcaagcaagttgggcatgtagagcaatattacaagattaacaagaacaagctacctattgtatcctcaattaaatttgattcttgttacatgcttgttaagagTGTTAATggtatgaaggctaagttcattggtacactaaTTATGGACCCAaataagaaggccatttgggtaccaaagatcttggtaactaacctttaaggacccggCAAGTTTAGGTACATAAAAAGaactgatcttcttttgtaggtcaattataaagccagaggaaggcattgggtgcttgatagtgggtgcacacaacacatgactggtgatccaagaatgttcaattcaatcaatgaaaataagagcaataggattaatagtatcacatttggtgacaatggcaaatgcaaggtcaaagggcttggtaagattacaatatccaatgacttgagcatttccaatgtgctactagtagagagcttgaacttcaactttttatcggtagctcaattgtgtgatcttggtttcaagtgcatatttggtgttgatgatgtagagattataagtgtagatggctctaactagatattcaaaggatttagatatgaaaatctatacttggttgatttcaatgctagagaagctcaattgacaatatgtttgatcactaagtctagcatggattggttatggcatagaaggcttggtcatgttggaatgaaacaattgaacaagtttattaagcatgacttagttaaaggcttgaaagatgtcatatttgagaatgataagctatgtagttcatgtcaagccggaaaataagttggtaacacacatcctaagaagagcatgatgagcacatctaaggcatttgagttgatgcacatggatttgtttggaccaaccacatacataaGCATTGgtagaaataaatatggatttatgattgtggatgatttcactagatacatatgggtgttctttcttgttgacaagagtgatgtatttacaacattcaaatcatttgtcaagagcattcacaatgagtttgaaacaactatcaagaaagttagaagtgacaatggtagtgaattcaagaacactagaattgatgagttgtgtgatgaatttagaattagacatcaattctcggccaagtacactccacaatcaaatggtctagttgaaagaaagaatagaactttgattgatatggcaagatcaatgttgagtgagtacaatgtgagtcattcattttgggccaaagcaataaacacggcttgctattatagcaaccaactctattatcaccctatgatggagaagacaccttatgagcttttgaatggaagaaagcccaacatagcatactttagggtttttagttgtaaatgctacatattgaagaaaggcactagattgagcaagtttaaaaagaaatgtgatgaaggtttcttacttggttactccactactagcaaggcttatagagtttgaaatttggctagtggtactcttgaggaggttcatgatgtggagttagatgaaacaaatggttcacaAGAGGAAAATgataatctagatgatgtaagaggcactcaattggtcaatgtaatgaagaacatggacattggtgatataaggcctagagaggtgattgatgttgatgatgacaagaatcaagtgctctctaacacaaatatgcaagctagtggttctcataatcaaattcaagcaagacCTAGTGATgataaagtgcaagatcaacaacaagtggctagttcatcatctcccggtgtttgatttagtattcatcttgtgattggttcactcttctacacggcggtataatcaccctactcactcatttatattcttgcaaactagttgttgcaagctctttagtgtaattagaattgagagcttgctttattattttaagttcatctagtggagctctttagagtagcaagattgagagctcttagtgagtagtaacattgcaaactatgtgtctagtaatcattgcaactaaaattattggataggtggcttgcaacccctgtagagctagagcaagtttgcatttcgctatttgtcatactaatcaaattgctctagttgatttatagatttttaaataggctattcaccccctctagccatattaggacctttcagctaccCCAGCGATGGCGAGCTGGCCCTGAGCTGGTCGAAAATTTTGGTCCGGGGaagaggaaaagaaaaaaaagaaaaaactgacAAATGGACCTGTCTGTCAGTGTATGATCTCAGTTTTGATGTCCTCAGACCAAACGGAAAATAGGTCGGTCCCATCCCTCTTGAACCAAACCTAAATTGGAGTCGTTCTATCCCTGTCCCGTCCTAGAAATTAGAAATCAGAGATGGGACCGTCCCACCCACTTTGACTTCCAACCAAACGCTACCTAAGGCGTTGTGCCATGGACGAACGACACTGGTTCGCCACAAAGATAGAAGATGAGATGCAGTTTTTGATGACTTTGTGGATTGGTAGTCAAAAGCTAGAACGACTTATAATTAATGGGAAGTGCTAGTGCTCGGACGTCTCTATTTTCCACTATTATTCCATGCAGTGTGTCCTGGTCGCTCAGATTCTGCGATGCTCGGACGACTCCTACTGCCCATGTTGCCCGTCCACACGCGGGGCCGTATGCTCCCCCTCTGTTTCCCGCCGAGCTCGAACTGCTGCGACGAGAtggagggaaggggagggaggggagaaaGAGGATAGGAGAGGACCGGGCGAGACGCACCACGTGAGGAAGGCGCGGGGTAGGAGCCGAAGCCCTACGGTCGGCCGCTGTCCACCAGCCACCGGGCACCATTGCAACGTGTACAACACCCGATTGACTTCTGAAACATCTAGATGAATATttgcaacataaaacacttgaaacatgcgtctaaacacaattaaaaaaaatctgaaaTCACTTGAAAAGTCATTGCAAATCATATGCAACATGCAgattaaaacacttgcaatatatgtgtgaaatatatgcaacatctaaataaacacacttgcaacagaTTTTTGAAAAAAACTGATGAAAAAttggaacagacgcttgcaacatacaggtatagccattgcaacatatgcaacatcccgatctacttctgaaacatccatatgaaacacttgcagcatacctttgaaacatttgaaacacttaaaacatacgctttCAGCAAATCCTGGTCGGCGGACGGATGGAACACTGCACAACGGGAGTCCGGCTGTGCGGTCACGGTGGAGAAGGAGGATAGCAGCGGGCGAGCGGCTGCGCGGCTCCCGCCGGTGAGCGGGACCTGCAGTGGATGCGACAGCGGCGGTTGGGCAGGTACAACCTCGTGCGACGAGGCGGCTATGGCTGTGTGGCTGCTCGGGAGCACGCAACGGCTGTGCGGGCGCGGGGGAGCACACCGCGGCGGTTCAGGCGCGGCAGCGCGGTCGCGCTGCAACACGCCAGAGCGGTGCAGGTGTGGCAACGGGGTGACGCAGCACGATGTAGCGGTGTGGCCGCGGCGGCGCATTTGCGGTGGATGGGTTCAAGAATGGAGACGGAAGAGTAGAGGGTATCGTTTTTTTTGCAACTCGAGTTGACTAGTTGGGTGAGAACGTTGGGCCATTCAGGTGGACGTCGAGGCCCACCAAGGGAAGCATCTGGGTGGCTAGAGGTCTGCTTCCTAGCAGTTTCGATAATTAATTTGGTACGGAGGGAGTAGATAGATAGGCAGATAGATTAATTTATAATTTGCAAACTAAAACAAAAGAGAAATGACGTCTCTCGCGGGGTGAGCCTTAAAGACGCCACAAGCATCAGCTTTGCCACATAACATGACCCGGGAAGGACGTCTAACGATCTCCGTCTCCGACTCCTAGCTCGATCGGTACCTAGAGGACCGGCTCAAAACTCACCATCAAACACGCGGTCGGCCAAGACTTGCCGCCCTGCCGTGCTCTAAAGTCTAAAATTACCACGAGAAGACCGACGACTGACTGACGCAATGCATGAGTCGTCCAACTTGTCCAGGACCCAACCGACCGCTCATAAATCTACCAAAACGACTACGACCTGTCaccattttttttttcatttcattcATTTCGGATTCAGATTCTCCTCCAGTTTAGCAATTGAGAAATCATTTAGTTTAGGGGCTCTTTTCCCTTCCATGGCACGCATATATGTACAGGCAGTCCGGCAGGCAGTGGCACTACCTTCAGTccctacctctctctctctctctctctctctctctctctctctctctctctctctctctctctgggcaTGAAAAGATCTTTCTTGCAAGCAATCGTGTGGTGCAGCACACGCTTGCAACAAGAAACACCCAGCGACTGAACTGTTTGTTGCGTTATGTCGCGTGAGCTAAAGTTACATCTAAAATATCGTCGCATATATTCCACATCACAAATAAGGATGATAGGAGATGAAACGTCATGACATTCAGACTGTTCGCTTTGtcgtgtttggcttataagccatggcttatcagctaacgaataatatttttctctcacaccaaattagtCAACCGTACTTTTAGCTATGACTCATCAGCCAAAcaagtccaaacgaacagggcgattaTAAAAAAGTCTGAGCATGCGTGTCACAGCCGGTGGTTATTTATAGCCAATGCCCGTATATATGTAGGTTCTTTGCAGAAAAGGACAGGTAGTGTTCTAAGTCAATTGTTGGAAATTACAATTTGTAAAAACAAGTAATGCAAACAAATATAAAATAGTGCGATTGGCAGAAAAGGACACGAAGTTAGCTTATTTCAATTCATGAACAACGTGTTTGGTTTGAGAGTTAACTGCATTCGGCGTAGGTTGTTGGGAGAATTCtccgtgtgccattaaaaaagatcgtaatgcCATGTGTATCTttggaaaagttcagcggtcttcagcgccactgctctaacttttttgtgccctccatgccactgccgtcaaactgcaggtgtgaaaagtcaaaaatatcttcaagtctaaatatgtcattaattttttttgagcatcttaacgacttcaaatgaaaaaaatcaaaactagaaagttgtagatctcgtcgagatctataatttttatataaaaattatcttcatttaattacgcaaaaaaatatgatttgatatgaagataatttttatatgaaaattatagatctcgacgagatctacagctttctagttttgagttttttttcatttgaagtcattaagatgctcaaaaaaattaatgacatatttagacttaagggtatttttgacttttcacacctgcagtttgacggtgttagagtccaaactgacggcagtggcatggagggcacaaaaaaaagttggagcagtgacgCTGAAGATCACTGAACTTTTTCAAAGATACACATAGTATTGCGATCTTTTTTTTAATGACACACAGAGAATTTCCGCTAGGTTGTTTACTCCATATGCTTACGGAGAGTCCGTTCGTCCGTCACATTTGTATGGAATGAACCGGCCTTTGAGATGACAGATGACATGGCACGACGGCGCAAACCAAACATTATTCTTAGGCTCGTCTTTTTTCGGACTCGACTGATCTCCGGCAAATAAAACCCGCAGCAAGTTCCTTGAGGTGGAACCTATATAATAACCTATATAGATGAAACCCACTGAGGATCGTTACTCTGATTTCTCTACAACCACGTTAATCCACATCACTGATTTGGTTTCAACCGTTTGATCTTCAATAGACATCTAGATCCCGGCCATACATTTCGTTGTTTCTTTTCAAGAGTGGCAGGCTCACGTAGAACAAGAAGCACACGGCTTGCGCTTCCTCTCCCTCACGATCACTACAAATGAACAGACGGAGGCATCTATTTCCACATCCATTGCTCAGCCACGTCACTACGAACAACTCCTACAGAAAAAACTGAACCATCGTGCTAACTTCCTGTTTAAATACATTTTCTTTTTCCGTTTGTTTCGCTAAAAAAACACACCGAAACactattttaattaaaaaaagttaaaaaataCAGATTACGAGAGAAGCGACGGGGAGACCTCCGCTGTTGTGGCCTCTCTGCACTGGTTGGCTACTACACCTCTGCGCTGCCCTTCTCTGCCTCCGCATCGGCGCTGGCCTTCTTCGTCTCCGCGTCGGTCGCTCCGCCTGGCTGCTCTGCATCCGCGCCGATTTGCCCCGCGTCTGCGTGCTGGCTGCCTGGCTGCCTAGCTTCTGTGCTGTCCTTCAATCGCGTAAAGGGAGGGAATGCAGTGGGAGGCGGCGGAGTTTTCCGCGGTCGAGATTCGATAAGGCTCGACCGTCCGAGGGGAAGAGACAACCGggctgttcgcttgttggtttcaaccagcccaaaccagccagctaatagtgtttttctctcacaataaaccagcaccggcCAGTCCAAActagcccaaaaac includes these proteins:
- the LOC136526687 gene encoding uncharacterized protein, yielding MATPSIATPSIACPSNAPPSIAESTQTQSTTCADDDILANPNPENEHMGVDDEGLYLDLPPPPKPQQPTPPKDQIQTATTERCPSPKPAESETESDSPKPAKSETESDASSGSDDEFDPEMDPDEADEMVKDHEPDYMAPLEGLPKKRQKKATLANTETSIVVARQPVRMVYPPNEAMDNAVP